TCTCATGGGACGGATGGATGTCTCCATCTAAGTATTCGTGCATATATTCAACTATTTCCTTTGGGCACGAATTCATAGCGTTCCCCTCCTACATCGAACTCAATTGCTTGCGGAGCGCTTCCCTTCCTCGATGAATCCTCGTTTTGACCGTACCAAGCGGCATGTCAAGAATATCACTAATCTCTTGGAGAGGGAGGTCTTCCATATATTTCAACACAATCACTGCACGGTATTTTTCCGGCAAGCGACTGATTTCATACTGCACACGCTCTTGCATTTCCATTTTCACGACTTCATCTTCCGGTCGTTCATCCGAAGCTGCGAGCTGCGAGTACATATCTAAACCATCAGTTCCTGGGACAGTTGCATCTAAATAATAATCTGGTTTCTTCTTACGTATACGGTCAATACACAAATTGGTTCCAATTCGGTACAACCACGTCGAAAATTTGCGATTCGTATCAAACGTATGAATATTCGTATAGGCCCGTACGAATGCCTCTTGCGCCATATCTTCCGCTTCTTGCTTGTTGCCTAACATACGATAGCATACACGGTATAGCTTATCTTGGTAAAGCTCGACGATTTCCGCAAATGCTGTCTGATCGCCTTTTAATACTTCCTGTATTCGTTTGTTGATCAATGCATCCATCCGAAATTTACCCCCGCTCAAGCGGCTGTCTTCTATATACGGTCTACCGTATCGACAGGTTTCACTTTTTTTAAAATTTTTTCTCTCTGCTTTAATTATATCAAACACTATAGTGAAATACTTACAAATTTCGGCATATTCCGATTTATTTGGGAATGAAATAAGCAGCGATTTTTACGAGATGCCTCATTTCTCCAAAGCGTACCTCTAGCCGCTCCAATCGCACCAATTTCCAGAAAATCGCACGTAACCCGGTACATCATCCCTAGAGTTCTATAGTACAACATCACTTTCATGATAAATTCAGTACAATTCAAAAAATTTCTCCGGTGAAACGAAAAAAACCTCTCTCGAAAATATACGAGAGAAGGTTCCCAATATTATAGTAATTTTTCGCCGAATAAGGATCCCATTAACGCGACCGCTACATCTGCTGTTTTGTTTTTCTCATCTAAAATCGGGTTTACTTCCACGAATTCAGCCGATGTAATCATGTTTGATGAATACAACATTTCCATCGCTAGATGACTTTCACGATAATTGATACCGCCTGGTACTGGTGTTCCAACTCCCGGCGTGTATAAAGGATCGATTCCGTCTAAATCTAGTGACAAATGTACACCATCTACACGGCGTTCCTTGAAGTAATTCATCGTTAATTCCATCACGGTTGTCATACCTAATTTATCTATTTCATGCATAGTGAACACTTTAATGCCTTTTTCTTTAATCAATTCACGCTCTCCTGGATCAACAGAGCGAGCTCCAATGATGACGACATTTTCAGGCTTAATCTTTGGTGCGAAATCGCGAATGTTTACTAGCTTTTCATGTCCTAGACCAATACTTACAGCTAGTGGCATCCCATGAATATTCCCAGATGGTGATGTATCCGCTGTATTTAAATCGGCATGCGCATCATACCAAATCACACCTAAATTTTGATAGCGATCTGCTAATCCAGATAATGTTCCGATTGCAATACTATGATCGCCACCCAATACTAAAGGAAATTTTCCATTTTCCATGACGTCATGCACTTTATTCCCAAGATTCGTACTCGCTCCGATGACTTCTTCCAAATTACGCAAATGCGTCATTTCTTTGTCTGTCGTTAAATCTTTCGGAATGATGATATCCCCTTCGTCTGTTACATCATAGCCTAGAGCCTCTAAACGTTCTACTACCCCTGCATAACGAATAGCGCTCGGCCCCATGTCTACACCACGACGATTTTGTCCAAGGTCCATCGGTACGCCAATAATCGAAATTTGTTTGTTATTCATGATTTTATACCTCCCCGATTCATTACATCTATTGTAAATCGGGAAATGAAATGGCTCAACTTCACACGATTACGTATAATTATTCAGTTTTTCTTCTAGCATCTGTTTTATCGAAATCCACTCCGCAGGCAAAATGGAATATAAATACGCATTCCGAATAACCCCATTAGCACGAATACGTTCGTTTCGGAGTAATCCTTCTTTTTTCGCGCCTATGCGTTCTATCGCTCGTTGAGAAGCGATGTTTTTTTCATCTGTCCGAAGCTGTACACGAATATAGTGCCGCTTTTCAAATGCTTCCGTTAACAACACCAATTTCGCAGCAGTATTTACATGTGTACGCCGAAACTGATCCCCATAAAACGTCGCTCCAATTTCACAGTTTTTGTTCTGTTCATCGATTAAATACATACGTGTAGAGCCAGCAAGTTGATTCGTCCAATGATCGTGGACTGCAAAAACAATCGAATCACCGCTTTCATTCATCGCACGAATTGTACCCATCAACCATATCTCAAATTCCTCATATGTTGTAACTGGATTCATCATAAATTGGAACGTTTCAGGTGTTGTGATCTCCCAAAGTTTAGGAAGATCGTTTTCCTCCAGTGGCCGAAGTGTTATATCATATCCAGTTAAAATGGGCAGCATCGCTCTTACTCCTTTAAATGAAATTCAGCCATACTATGTAGATTTCATCATACCTTTGAAAGTTTCTAAATCGATTGGCAACGACGAATGTTCGTGAACAATTTTCCATTCATTTTCGATTTTGCGAAAACCAAACGTAAAACGATTCGTCATCTCACGAAGTTTTGACCCATCTAACCTCTTATGGCCAGCAAATGTTACATTGCAACGAGCAAAAGCAACATCGGTTCCTTCATCTATTTTGCTATCTGTAAATGAAACTCTTAAGTCAACACCTTCATTTTCCAAATCGGAAAACCATGCAGTTACAGAGCTACGCCAATTTTCTTTCCCTTTACACTCCCAGCTTCCCCAACAGTCGAATAAATGAATGTCTTCATTATAATTTGTCAAAAACTGCTCCACATCCTGAGCTTCTGCTGCTGCTTTGTAATTCTCCAAAACTTCCTGTACCGTCGAAAAATTAGGCATGATTCATCCACCCCTCTAATACTATTAGCTACGATTCAACTTTTTATCAGTTTAGCTCAAATAGATACTAATTGACAGATAATTCTAACTTCACTCGAATTTTTACATATAACGGATTCTTATCAAAAAAATATGGCCAAAATCAACGAAATAAGAAGAGTCTAACTAGCTCCTTTCTGTGAAAATTAGTCTTTTCAAATGATCCGTCATTCGAAATAAGTAAGCTACTTAACTAAAAGACTTTCCTATCCACTTCAGATGCTGGAACTATTTATCTCCTTTTTTCATGGCCATTCTCTATCTTCTTCTTGAACTAACTGCAATAATTTTCTTCGATGGTCTTCAAGAGCCGCCACTTCCTCTTCAAAAGCTTCCAAAGAAACCACGGGCAAATGAGCAGTTTGAATTTCAACTAGATCAATACTTGGCGGTGAATCATCAGAAGCGTTTCCAACATTTTCTTCAAATGTATCTAAGTAGCTGACGATGCCCGAACGAACCTGCTGCAAAAGGAGTTGATTGGGCACACTCTCTTCTGGAATGCCAAATTGCCAGATGGTGACGGCATCATCTAATCGGGCTAGTGCTGGAGCTATCGCTTTTCTAGAATTCTCGCTATAGTAATATTGCAGAATCGGATAGGCCATTTTTTGATCAGCTAAACTGGACAATTGAGAGGCAAATGAATTCATAAGCAAATCTGCATTTCGAAAATCTTTTCTTTTCCAAGAGTTTTTGACTATTTCCACGCCACTTTCTCCCATAGCTGTTACGCTATCAGCAAAAGAGCGCTGTTGAGTTACAGAATTAATCACGGAAAGTATATACGTCACACTCATTGTAATCAATAGCATTCCAGTTCCGGAAGCAAGGATAGAAGCAATTTGCCACCCTCCTTCTTTGGGGGTGTATTCACCATTGCCCAATGTGATGATGGTGTAACCAGTGTAGTAAATTCTTTCTACCCACGAAATCGGCTGATTATCTGTAGTATCCGTAATCGAGGTTCCGCTTCCAGCATATACGAACGTCCAACCCATCCATATCAATAAAACCCATATAGTAATGGTCAGTGTAAGGATAAGCGGACCGGAAAGACTAAGAATAGTTGGAACTTTTTTGGTCAATCGCTTCAGAATCTTCCAGGTAATGGAAGCCATTCTTTTTGTAAGTGGACCAACTCCACCATCTACCCATAAGGTAGTCCATAAAAAATCCAGAATTCCCACTGCTAACAAGAAAATTCCTAATAATAAATAAAACAATTCCACTTCTGCTCCCTCATTTCTTCTTTACTACTACCCTACCCTTTCATTTTCAATTTAAAAGATTTTGGGCATAATAATTTCCTTTATAAGAGATTAGTGGATGATTAAAAGAATGACATATTATAAAAATCATTGAATTCCCTGAAAAAGTGGTCACATAAGAACATGATGATGAACGGTTCTAATTCAGCTATTCTTGATCCACTGTACGAAGTGATGATGAATGCACTATAATTTAAACGGCAATCCATCTGATAAGCTAAGGATAGACAAATTGAACAAAAATATTTGTTGGTACTAGTGGAAATGGCTTTAACGGAATTATCACAGCATCATTTGTAAAAAGTTCCTAGGATAAAATTAAAAAATAATTACGAAGAAAAGAGATAAAGATGAATAACCTCTTTCATTCCGAGTGGAAGTTAAGTGTATTAGCGATAGCTACAATGTTTACAACTTTTATAGGTGTACTAATCGTTCAACGCGAGCTAAATTTCACCTATGCGTTTGTGCATCTAGTTATTGTTCTTGTTGTTGTGCTTGGAAATGCGATGTACATTCTTTATAAGAGAAAGAAAGCGACGAGCTAGGCAACGAGAAATAGTAAGAATTTAAAATGACTTACTACCAGTAGCAGTTCTTTTTAAATTTTCTTAAAACAAACTTGGTCTTTAGCATCATCTTACTCCCATTTGCCTAGCCACCGTACTTATGAATCTCTACGCATTGCTTGGCAACGATTGTTTCGCTTCTCCAGCTTCCGTTGCTTCTTTGGCATTCTTCAAAACGTCTTTCACCGCCGAAACGTTGGTCTGTCCTCTATTTCTAATCCGTATGATTTGGCTTGTTATCAGTTTTGCTCAACCAGAAATTGATCGACGGACACTTCTGCTATCATTCAAACTTTCCAATATACGTCGATTCTGGACGAAAAATCACATTATCTTGTAACTGTTCTATACCGTGTGAAGTCCACCCTACCATTCTCGCTACACTAAAAGTTGGGGTAAACAATTCCGGAGGAAGGTTCGTTGAACGCATAATTGCCGCGGCATAAAATTCCACATTCGTATACAATTTCCTACCTGGTTTGTGCTGTTCTAACAAATCGATGATGACCTTTTCCGCTTGCGTCGCTAACTTTAACCACATATCCTCCGACGTTAAACGCATACACGTATCACGAAGAATAATGGATCGAGGATCTTCTGTTTTATAGATCCGATGTCCAAATCCCATAATCTTTTCACCTTGTTGGAGCTTCTGTTCAATCACTTGTTCAATTGATCCTTGTTCGGAAATTTCATCAAGTAACGCCAATACTCCAGAAGGTGCACCACCATGAAGTGGACCTTTCATTGTTCCAAGTGCCGAAACCACAGCAGATGGTAAATCGGACTCCGAAGATATTGTCACTCTCGCTGCAAACGTCGACGCATTTAAACCGTGCTCCATCGTCGCCACCATATAAGTTTCCAACGGTTCCACTTGTACTGCAGTTGGTTCATTCCCGTGAATCATGTTTAAATAATTCCAAACGAATCCTTGATCACGTTGAGGGAAGATGATGGTTTTGCCAAGGTGCATACGATAAATGGCCGCAACATATACTGCCGCTTTCGCCGTTAAAAATATCGCTTGTTCTGCGAGCGATTTTTTCAAAAAAGAAGATGTGGCTTGAATAGACATCATCGTCCGCAAACTGTCCATTATACTAATTGTTTTCGGTAATGAAAGAAGAAATGCTCTCTCCTCTTCAGACCATTCCATCGATTCACGAAGTATGGACTTCACTCTATCTACCTCTGAACCCCATAAATAAGCAGCAACTGATTCAAACGTAGCGCCTTCTTTTAATACGTCTTGAAGTAACCTCCCTCTATAACGAAGTTCCCCTTTTTCCCCATCAACAGAAGCAATCGCTGTTTCTACTGCCACAACACCTTTTAATCCTTTTACAAACATGTTAATCCCTCCTAATTGTTTCTAGTGTAGATTCTTTCTATCATTATGAAAATAAATCATTTATAATCATTTTAATAACTGTTATTAATCAAAAGGAGTTTGCTATGGAAAAACAGTGGATTGAAACGTTCCATCATGCAGCGAAAACATTAAATTTTCGCGAAACCGCAGAGAAGCTCTATATTTCTCAACCTGCTGTTTCTGTACATATTAAATTACTTGAAAAAGAGCTAGGTGTTGCTCTCTTTCACCGAGCCAATCGATCCGTCTCTTTAACCGACGCAGGTCGTTTATTCCAAGAAGAAGCAACCAGAATACTTCAACAAATCGAGCTATCTACAAACCGTTTACACGCCTTTAAACAAGGCTACTTACATAAACGAACTATTGTCATTTCCCCATTATTAGCAGAAACAATCTTTCCAATTGTTTTGCAACGATTTCTCTCTGCTCATCCGGATGTTGACGTCACCATACGAGTAGAAGAGTCGCGTCATATTGAACAATTAGTCGATACTGGAGAAGCCCATCTTGGAATTGGCGCGCTTCCGAGTATAAGAAAATCTGTTCAAACTCGCTTGTTATACCAAGAACCCGTTCTTCTAGTTGGTCCCGCAGATTCGTTAGGGATTGATGGAGATGCCTTTCATAGCCATATCGATCTCTTAGAACATCAAACATTACTCGTACATCATCATCCTGTATTTTGGAAACCTCTACTTCACCGTTTACATTCTACGTATCCGTATATTAAAACAATGAAAGTAACTCAATCTGCCATTGCGAAACGATTTATCCAAGAAGGTATCGGTATTTCCTTCTTTCCTCACTCTATCGTTCGAAGGGAATTGCTCGAAGGAAGGCTTATGGAAATTCCATGCCCACACATCGAACTGCCAACAGTAGAAACGTATTTATTAACCACAAAAAAAGACGAGCTCATAGAAGAACTCGTCGATAAACTTCAATCCTATTATTACGGCTAACACGACAGAATGATTTTTTCGCAACAAAAAAACGATCAGTGAAATCACTGATCGTCTTAGTATGGAGCCTAGCGGGATCGAACCGCTGACCTCCTGCGTGCAAGGCAGGCGCTCTCCCAGCTGAGCTAAGGCCCCGTAAAAATGAAATAAAAGTGAGCCATGAAGGACTCGAACCTTCGACCCTCTGATTAAAAGTCAGATGCTCTACCAACTGAGCTAATGGCTCAAAACAAAAATGGCTGGGGTACCTGGATTCGAACCAGGGCATGACGGAATCAAAATCCGTTGCCTTACCGCTTGGCTATACCCCAAAAAACTGGTGGAGGGGGGCGGATTCGAACCGCCGAACCCTAAGGAGCGGATTTACAGTCCGCCGCGTTTAGCCACTTCGCTACCCCTCCAAGAATTTCAAGAAAGATGGTGGAGGATGACGGGATCGAACCGCCGACCCCCTGCTTGTAAGGCAGGTGCTCTCCCAGCTGAGCTAATCCTCCAAAATATGAAACTGTAATGGTGACCCCTACGGGATTCGAACCCGTGTTACCGCCGTGAAAGGGCGGTGTCTTAACCGCTTGACCAAGGGGCCATGATAAAATGAACTACAAAGCTTCCAACCGGGTTCGAACCGGTGACCTCTTCCTTACCATGGAAGCACTCTACCTGCTGAGCTATGGAAGCAAGATAAGTGGCTCCGAAGGCAGGATTCGAACCTGCGACCAACCGGTTAACAGCCGGTTGCTCTACCACTGAGCTACTTCGGAATAATAAAAGAACTCATATGTAGCATCGTGATTTTGGCTAAAATAAATAGCCCAGCGACGTCCTACTCTCACAGGGGGAAACCCCCAACTACCATCGGCGCTAAAGAGCTTAACTTCCGTGTTCGGTATGGGAACGGGTGTGACCTCTTTGCCATTATCACTGGACTATTGACTGAAACACTACAATTATAACAATAATACATAGTATTTCAATGAATTTATGAAATTAGAGTGTTTGTTCACTCAAAACTGGATAAACGTCATTGAAAGAACACGTTCGGTGGAAACGTCTTGCGACGTTCCACTCGTTTTGGTTAAGTCCTCGATCGATTAGTATTCGTCAGCTGCACGTGTCGCCACGCTTCCACCTCGAACCTATCTACCTCATCGTCTTTGAGGGATCTTACTTACTTGCGTAATGGGAAATCTCATCTTGAGGGGGGCTTCATGCTTAGATGCTTTCAGCACTTATCCCGTCCACACATAGCTACCCAGCGATGCTCTTGGCAGAACAACTGGTACACCAGCGGTGTGTCCATCCCGGTCCTCTCGTACTAAGGACAGCTCCTCTCAAATTTCCTACGCCCACGACGGATAGGGACCGAACTGTCTCACGACGTTCTGAACCCAGCTCGCGTACCGCTTTAATGGGCGAACAGCCCAACCCTTGGGACCGACTACAGCCCCAGGATGCGATGAGCCGACATCGAGGTGCCAAACCTCCCCGTCGATGTGGACTCTTGGGGGAGATAAGCCTGTTATCCCCGGGGTAGCTTTTATCCGTTGAGCGATGGCCCTTCCATGCGGAACCACCGGATCACTAAGCCCGTCTTTCGACCCTGCTCGACTTGTAGGTCTCGCAGTCAAGCTCCCTTCTGCCTTTACACTCTACGAATGATTTCCAACCATTCTGAGGGAACCTTTGGGCGCCTCCGTTACACTTTAGGAGGCGACCGCCCCAGTCAAACTGCCCGCCTGACACTGTCTCCTACCCGGCTTACGGGTATGGGTTAGAAGTTCAATACAACCAGGGTAGTATCCCACCGACGCCTCCTCCGAAGCTGGCGCTCCGGGCTCTTAGGCTCCTACCTATCCTGTACAAGTTGTACCAAAATTCCATATCAGGCTACAGTAAAGCTCCACGGGGTCTTTCCGTCCTGTCGCGGGTAACCTGCATCTTCACAGGTACTATAATTTCACCGAGTCTCTCGTTGAGACAGTGCCCAGATCGTTACGCCTTTCGTGCGGGTCGGAACTTACCCGACAAGGAATTTCGCTACCTTAGGACCGTTATAGTTACGGCCGCCGTTTACTGGGGCTTCAATTCGCACCTTCGCTTGCGCTAAGCACTCCTCTTAACCTTCCAGCACCGGGCAGGCGTCAGCCCCTATACGTCACCTTACGGTTTTGCAGAGACCTGTGTTTTTGCTAAACAGTCGCCTGGGCCTATTCACTGCGGCTCTCTCGGGCTTTAACACCCTAATAGAGCACCCCTTCTCCCGAAGTTACGGGGTCATTTTGCCGAGTTCCTTAACGAGAGTTCTCTCGATCACCTTAGGATTCTCTCCTCGACTACCTGTGTCGGTTTGCGGTACGGGCACCTCCCGCCTCGTTAGAGGCTTTTCTTGGCAGTGTGAAATCAGGAACTCCAGACCAAGTGGTCCTTGTCATCACAGCTCAATGTTATAGGAACGGGATTTGCCTCATTCCACATCTCACTGCTTGAACGTGCACAACCAACGGCACGCTTACCCTATCCTACTGCGTCCCCCCATTACTCAAACGGCGGGGAGGTGGTACAGGAATATCAACCTGTTGTCCATCGTCTACGCCTATCGGCCTCGACTTAGGTCCCGACTAACCCTGAGCGGACGAGCCTTCCTCAGGAAACCTTAGTCATTCGGTGGACGGGATTCTCACCCGTCTTTCGCTACTCATACCGGCATTCTCACTTCTAAGCGCTCCACCAGTCCTTCCGGTCTAGCTTCAACGCCCTTAGAACGCTCTCCTACCACTGACACCTACGGTGTCAATCCACAGCTTCGGTGAATTGTTTAGCCCCGATACATTTTCGGCGCAGCGTCACTCGACCAGTGAGCTATTACGCACTCTTTAAATGATGGCTGCTTCTAAGCCAACATCCTGGTTGTCTAAGCAACGCCACATCCTTTTCCACTTAACAATTACTTGGGGACCTTAGCTGGTGGTCTGGGCTGTTTCCCTCTTGACTACGGATCTTATCACTCGCAGTCTGACTCCCAAACATAAATCTCTGGCATTCGGAGTTTGTCTGAATTCGGTAACCCGGGATGGGCCCCTAGTCCAAACAGTGCTCTACCTCCAGGATTCTCACGTTTGAGGCTAGCCCTAAAGCTATTTCGGAGAGAACCAGCTATCTCCAGGTTCGATTGGAATTTCTCCGCTACCCACACCTCATCCCCGCATTTTTCAACATGCGTGGGTTCGGGCCTCCAGTAAGTGTTACCTTACCTTCACCCTGGACATGGGTAGATCACCTGGTTTCGGGTCTACAACTACGTACTCATTCGCCCTATTCAGACTCGCTTTCGCTACGGCTCCGCCTTCTCAGCTTAACCTTGCACGCAATCGTAACTCGCCGGTTCATTCTACAAAAGGCACGCTATCACCCATTAACGGGCTCTAACTACTTGTAGGCACACGGTTTCAGGATCTTTTTCACTCCCCTTCCGGGGTGCTTTTCACCTTTCCCTCACGGTACTGGTTCACTATCGGTCACTAGGGAGTATTTAGCCTTGGGAGATGGTCCTCCCGGATTCCGACGGAATTTCACGTGTTCCGCCGTACTCAGGATCCACTCAGGAGAGAACGAACTTTCGACTACAGGGCTGTTACCTTGTTTCGCGGACCTTTCCAGATCGCTTCGCCTACCCCGTTCTTTTGTAACTCCGTATTGAGTGTCCTACAACCCCAAGAGGCAAGCCTCTTGGTTTGGGCTCTTCCCGTTTCGCTCGCCGCTACTCAGGGAATCGATTTTTCTTTCTCTTCCTCCAGGTACTTAGATGTTTCAGTTCCCTGGGTGTGCCTCGATTACGCTATGAATTCACGTAAACGTACTGCTCGATTAAAAACAGTGGGTTTCCCCATTCGGAAATCCCCGGATCAATGCTTACTTACAGCTCCCCGAGGCATATCGGTGTTCGTACCGTCCTTCTTCGGCTCCTAGTGCCAAGGCATTCACCGTGCGCCCTTATTAACTTAACCGTTAATAAGCCTTGCATGGAAACAGTTCAAAACTGTTTACCTTGAATCTTACTTACAATGTGTTGCTTTCAATGTCGTTTTATCCAGTTTTCAAGGAACAAGTTTGAAGTTTTCACTGTCTAGCTCACTCGGCAGTCCGCAACCTCTTTTCCCTACTCCCTCGTCATCAAGATGACGCAGTCGCAGGTCCAAAGTGGTAGTCGGCCTATCATGCCTCATTCCGCTTTTCTTGTGAACCTTCAAAACTGAACGCAAAACGTTAACCGATGAACCGAAGGTTCATCTTCCGTAATTATCCTTAGAAAGGAGGTGATCCAGCCGCACCTTCCGATACGGCTACCTTGTTACGACTTCACCCCAATCATCTGTCCCACCTTCGGCGGCTGGCTCCAAAAGGTTACCTCACCGACTTCGGGTGTTACAAACTCTC
The Paenisporosarcina cavernae genome window above contains:
- the rocF gene encoding arginase; the protein is MNNKQISIIGVPMDLGQNRRGVDMGPSAIRYAGVVERLEALGYDVTDEGDIIIPKDLTTDKEMTHLRNLEEVIGASTNLGNKVHDVMENGKFPLVLGGDHSIAIGTLSGLADRYQNLGVIWYDAHADLNTADTSPSGNIHGMPLAVSIGLGHEKLVNIRDFAPKIKPENVVIIGARSVDPGERELIKEKGIKVFTMHEIDKLGMTTVMELTMNYFKERRVDGVHLSLDLDGIDPLYTPGVGTPVPGGINYRESHLAMEMLYSSNMITSAEFVEVNPILDEKNKTADVAVALMGSLFGEKLL
- the sigW gene encoding RNA polymerase sigma factor SigW → MDALINKRIQEVLKGDQTAFAEIVELYQDKLYRVCYRMLGNKQEAEDMAQEAFVRAYTNIHTFDTNRKFSTWLYRIGTNLCIDRIRKKKPDYYLDATVPGTDGLDMYSQLAASDERPEDEVVKMEMQERVQYEISRLPEKYRAVIVLKYMEDLPLQEISDILDMPLGTVKTRIHRGREALRKQLSSM
- a CDS encoding citrate/2-methylcitrate synthase, whose protein sequence is MFVKGLKGVVAVETAIASVDGEKGELRYRGRLLQDVLKEGATFESVAAYLWGSEVDRVKSILRESMEWSEEERAFLLSLPKTISIMDSLRTMMSIQATSSFLKKSLAEQAIFLTAKAAVYVAAIYRMHLGKTIIFPQRDQGFVWNYLNMIHGNEPTAVQVEPLETYMVATMEHGLNASTFAARVTISSESDLPSAVVSALGTMKGPLHGGAPSGVLALLDEISEQGSIEQVIEQKLQQGEKIMGFGHRIYKTEDPRSIILRDTCMRLTSEDMWLKLATQAEKVIIDLLEQHKPGRKLYTNVEFYAAAIMRSTNLPPELFTPTFSVARMVGWTSHGIEQLQDNVIFRPESTYIGKFE
- a CDS encoding potassium channel family protein, which gives rise to MELFYLLLGIFLLAVGILDFLWTTLWVDGGVGPLTKRMASITWKILKRLTKKVPTILSLSGPLILTLTITIWVLLIWMGWTFVYAGSGTSITDTTDNQPISWVERIYYTGYTIITLGNGEYTPKEGGWQIASILASGTGMLLITMSVTYILSVINSVTQQRSFADSVTAMGESGVEIVKNSWKRKDFRNADLLMNSFASQLSSLADQKMAYPILQYYYSENSRKAIAPALARLDDAVTIWQFGIPEESVPNQLLLQQVRSGIVSYLDTFEENVGNASDDSPPSIDLVEIQTAHLPVVSLEAFEEEVAALEDHRRKLLQLVQEEDREWP
- a CDS encoding YybH family protein; the encoded protein is MPNFSTVQEVLENYKAAAEAQDVEQFLTNYNEDIHLFDCWGSWECKGKENWRSSVTAWFSDLENEGVDLRVSFTDSKIDEGTDVAFARCNVTFAGHKRLDGSKLREMTNRFTFGFRKIENEWKIVHEHSSLPIDLETFKGMMKST
- a CDS encoding LysR family transcriptional regulator: MEKQWIETFHHAAKTLNFRETAEKLYISQPAVSVHIKLLEKELGVALFHRANRSVSLTDAGRLFQEEATRILQQIELSTNRLHAFKQGYLHKRTIVISPLLAETIFPIVLQRFLSAHPDVDVTIRVEESRHIEQLVDTGEAHLGIGALPSIRKSVQTRLLYQEPVLLVGPADSLGIDGDAFHSHIDLLEHQTLLVHHHPVFWKPLLHRLHSTYPYIKTMKVTQSAIAKRFIQEGIGISFFPHSIVRRELLEGRLMEIPCPHIELPTVETYLLTTKKDELIEELVDKLQSYYYG
- a CDS encoding GNAT family N-acetyltransferase, with product MLPILTGYDITLRPLEENDLPKLWEITTPETFQFMMNPVTTYEEFEIWLMGTIRAMNESGDSIVFAVHDHWTNQLAGSTRMYLIDEQNKNCEIGATFYGDQFRRTHVNTAAKLVLLTEAFEKRHYIRVQLRTDEKNIASQRAIERIGAKKEGLLRNERIRANGVIRNAYLYSILPAEWISIKQMLEEKLNNYT